Genomic window (Sediminispirochaeta smaragdinae DSM 11293):
TCAATACCATCCCATATTGAAGAACAAAGAAGAATCCAATCGCAATAAGAACACCGATTAGTAGATTCATAGCGAACCTCCAAAATTAGTTTTACTTAATATATAATTTTATATATATACTTGTCAATGCGTCATGGGCAAAGCCACGCCCATGCGTTATACTATACGTATGCTAATATATTATCAGGACATAGCACCGCTTTCGGATTTCGGTATCGGGATCCCTGTTTCAGACATTCGGGCACCCAAATGCATTGAATATCTTTCCGGTCTGCCGGAAATCCGTCCCCATCTTGAGGCATTAATCTGCAAAGAACACGAGGAAAGCATCAGCCGCACGGATGTAGCAAGAGTCCATACACCGAACTACGTGAAGCGGATCTTCGAGGAAGAACGGGAGAGCACTCTTATTGAAGCCTTCGAACTTCTTGACGAGAAGGGAAACTATAACCGTTACGATCCGTCAAAAGCCAAACGTCCCCTTAAAGAACTCTTCGACACACTCCTTGTGAAAACGGCCGGAACCTATCAGTGCGCAAAAAGTGCCCTGGAATCGGGTTTCTGCTTTTACTTCGGCGGAGGATTCCACCACGCTCATCCCGACTTCGGTCACGGATTCTGCCTGATAAACGACATCATGATTGCCGCAAGACGGCTCATGGCGGAAAGGCGTGTCGAAAGTGTTTGGGTGATCGATGTGGATGCCCACAAAGGTGACGGGAGCGCTGCAATTGCACATTCCGATCCATCAATCAGGACCCTGAGCATCCATATGGGCGCAGGATGGCCTCTGGACGGACTCGAATTCGGCCCGGACGGCACACAGCATCCCTCCTTTATTCCCAGCGATATCGATATCCCTGTCTTCGAGGGGGAGGAGCACCTTTACAACCAAGCCCTTGCCGAGGGGCTGGAAAAACTCGACGCATTCATGAAGCCGGATCTTGCCATCGTGGTCTCGGGTTCCGATCCTTACGAAAAGGATACCCTCCCCTCTTCGGCGAAGTTACAGCTGACGCTCGAACAGATGGCCGAACGGGACCGCCTTGTCTATGATTTTTTGAAAGAGCGCAGGATTCCCGCCGCCTATCTTATGGCAGGGAGCTATAGCCCTGAATCCTGGCGGGTCTATGCTGCTTTGCTGGAGTTGGCACTCAAGGACCGCCTCAAAAGCTGAGCATCCCCGAATCTCCAAGTCCGAAGGAAAGAGAGACAAGGGTAATGCCCAGCAAGCACTATTTCCTTAGGCCGATGGCATCGGCTACCCTGGAAGCAAGAGCACAAAGAATCGTTTCGTCGTCGTCCCCGGCACAGCGATTCGCTTTTATGGTCCCGCAGACGCTACAGCGGTGAAGCACCATTATCTCCCCGTCGTTCTTGCTCCAGATTGCAATGGGTTCCATGGCACCGCCGCAGAGGCTTGCCCGGTCCCCCGGACGAATATCGACATGCCGGCTCCAGAGGCAGAAGGGGCAGTGGTTTCGGTGTCTGGTTCCCCAGGAATAGGCAGGAACGGGCGCTCCGCAGTGAATGCACCGAAAGCCGGAAGCTGTATCAGCGGCCATCGAAGCCTCCCCTCCGTCCCTCTTTCCGCATGGTATAGCGAAGCCTGCCGAAGCGCCGGTCCTTCTCCCGCCGCCTTTCACGCTCATCGACTTCTCCGGCCGAGGCCTCATGCAAAAGCTGCAGATAGTTGAGATAACGATCCTGTTCGATCTCTCCGGCTAAAAGCGCTTTTCTTACCGCGCAGCCCGGTTCATTGCGATGGGTGCAGTCCGAAAAACGACACGCTTCGGCCAAACGTGCAATATCATCAAAGGAAGCCTCTGTCGATGCCTCGCTGCCGGTAATACCTACCGATCGGACCCCCGGCGTATCGATGACCAAAGCACCGGAAGGAATGCGGAAGAGTACCCGTTCCGTGGTGGTGTGCCTTCCCCGTCCGTCACTGTCGCGAACCGCTGAGGTCCTTGCCATCGAGCTTCCGAGAAGGAGATTGATAAGGGTGGATTTTCCCGCTCCGCTGATGCCGGTCAGGGCGATAGTTCTTCCAGGAAGAAAAAGATCGCTAAGCTCTCCGGCCCCCGTTCCGGAAATCGAGTCCACAAGGTAGATGGGAAGCTCTCCGAAACGAGCGGCAGCCCTTCTTTTGTAGGCCTCAGGCTCATCGACAAGATCGATCTTTGTAAGAATCAGGGCGCCCTGTGCCCCCCCGCTTTGAACATTGGCAAGGAAACGCTCGATCCGACGAAGGTTGAGGCCTTTCGCGATGGAAGAAACGATTCCTATCACATCAACGTTTGCCGCGCTCAGATCCTCGTCGCCGCAGCTGCGGCGATGCAGAACCGTGGCACGGGGCAGGATTCCCTCAATGCGAAAATGAGCGGGATCGTCGGTGGAAGAGAGGGCACACCAGTCTCCTATCACCGGCATAGGCTGTACTCCGAGATCAAGGAGGTAGCGGAAGCTCCCGGAAAGGGTCAACGCTGCTTCACCACCGGGATGGATTCCCCGATAGCGCTCTCTGCCGTCACGGACGACTCTGGCAGGTATCAATCCCTGACATCGATAGGGTTCGAAATTTTCGGCAAAACGGCTATTCCAGCCATATTGCTCGAGAAGATGTATATTGTCGGAATAATGCAATGGTTTCCATCCGTAGAAAGAGGTTCATATACGAAAGGCATACCGCCTAACGGTCAGAATCTCCCCGGAATGGAATGAGTGTATATGAAAAAGTACCTACCTCACTCCCCCATTCCGGGGATACTCACCGAGATAGCGTTCCTGGTTTTCATATACACTTCCTTTCCGCACCATTGTGCATAAGATTTATTGCAATAATGATAGCTCGACGGCAGGCGTTGGTCAAGGCCTTTATCAGCGGCAGCGGTATCGGATGAGCCGGTACAACCGCACTATGAGTCCGGAAACGAGAAACAGAGGTAGGAACAAAAGGATCAGCCGGGGAAGCAGGTCGATGTGCCGCTGATAAAAGGTTTCAGGTCTCCCGTACAGTGGTACATCGGCAACGATATAACCGGGATGGTAATGAGGCAGTTCCACGCTGATCTTCCCGACAGGCGAGATGATGCAGGTAAGCCCGCTTGCCGTCGAACGAAGCAGGGGGCGACGGTTTTCAACAGCCCGAAAGAGGGCGTTTGCGGCGTGTTGCTGTCCCTCGGTTTCGGTCCTACTCCAAAAATCATTGGAAATATTGAGGATCATATCGACTCCGGGTAGCACATGTGCCGCCACCTCACCGGGGAAGCTGTCCTCAAAACAGATGGGGGTGATAAAATCGGCCCTGGGGTGGGAAAAGATCACCGAATTGCTTCCGGCCTCCCACAAGGTGGCGTCGAAGTCGGTCAGAATTTTATAGAAAAGGGGAAATTGCTTTTCATAGGGAAAGTACTCGGAGAAGGGAACCATATGCATCTTTCGATAGGTGGCGATACGCTCCCCGGTATCCGAGAAGAAAACCGAGGCGTTGTAGTGGTTTCGTATGTTCCCGCCGTCATCACCGGTCACCTCGTCGTAGTCATCATTGCCGGTCAAAAGCCAGGTGCCGAGTTGCCGCTGAAAATGCAGAAGCCGGTTGGCAAGGGCCGCATTGGGATGCGAGGAAGGATCCATGGCGCCCCACTTCCGGAGATTCGGTACAAAGGCCGTTTCAGACCAGGCGACAAGATCGACCGGTTTCCCGCTTCTTTTTAACGCGACCACATCATCAGGAAGTGTATCAGACAGAGAGCTCGTCGGCGACGAGAGGGCAGCACGGGTTAGGGATTCCAGAACATCGAGGGTCGATGCGTAGTCGTTTTTACGAGGGTCGGTGTTCTGCTGGATAAGGGCCACGGTTATTTCGCTTTTCGCTTCACGGGCTTCCCATGCTTTGAGGGCGACAAGACCGTAGACCATTACGGAGAGGGTCATGGCAACAAGGAGCAGCGCCTCGCAACGACGTACACTATTCCATCCTCCCGCTCCCCCGCCCTGGGCGATTCCTTCTATAAGGGAAGCAACGAAGGCGGCAAAGAGCCAGAGAAAGAGATTGACACCCCACACGCCGAAAAGGGAGGCAATCTGGATCACCACCGGATAGCGGTACTGGCTGGTGCCGAGAATCCCCCAGGGGTAGCCGAGAAAGCCCCCGGAGCGAATAAAATCAAAGGCGACCCATATCAACGCCATCAGAGGCAGCCGAAGACGCCGCCCCAGGGGGCCCGGAACGGCCCTTGAGAGCAATAAAAGCAGGGGAATATAGAGGCAGTAGATCACAATGTGAAAATCGGTAACAAAATGGAGGGAAAGCAGATCGTAGGTACCAAGCCAGTAGTTACCGAGAAGCGCCTGAAGTGTCCCGTAGGATACGCCGGCGAAAAGGGCCCTGACAGGCGAGGTATACGACAGCACCAAAAGCAGGGGAATCGGTGCGATATAGCCTATCCAGCCGATCCCCTTTACCGCCAAAGGTGTGGAAAACGAAAGGCTTACAAGCACGGCCGAAGCAAGGGCGAGGAGCGTTGACCAACGCCGAAGAAACAGATCCAAGCCGCTGCTTCCTTCTGCAGAAAGCCGTCCTCGTCGTCCGATACGAGCGGCAACGTAACCGACACCATCGAGCACTACAAGGGGAAGATAGCGGATCAAACTGTTAAGCCGTTGGAGGGAAGAATCGGGGGCAAGTCTGAGGTTCCCCTTTGTCTCGGCAAACCACTGAGCATAACTCATATTGGCATTGGCAGCAAAAATCAATGAAAAAAGCAGAAAAAGAAGCGAGGGAACGAGCAGAAGTTCACTGCCAACGGAAAGGCGTCTGAGCCGTATTCCGGTGCCGAGACGGCCCCTCGTTTTCCCCATCTTTGTGGAAAGGAGCCACAGAAAGTGAAGGGAGAGCAGCAGGGCCAGGGCAATATCCTCGCCCAGGCCGCCACCGGAGGCCATGCCTACAGGTCCCTTAATAAGGTGGGTAAGAGGAACCGCCAATCCCACGATGGCAAAGGCCGGGAACCACTGTTCAAATGACCAGCCAAAAGCGCTTCTCCGTCGCATGTTGTCACCATACAACGAAAGCATAGCTCCGGAAAAGTCCGATTCGTCAGAATGGTGTTAGGAAGACGATCCCGACATCAAAAAAGAACGTCGGAAGTACATGCCGAAACATCGGTGACCATCATGCCGGCGGAACGAGCCGCCCGGATGCCGACGGGGCTATCCTCAAAGACCTGGCAAAACTCCGGGGCCCGGCCCATAAGGCGCGAAGCCTCCAGGTAGATCTCCGGATCGGGTTTCGGGCGATCCACATCCTCCGCAGCAAGCAGAAAATCGAAACGTCCGACAAGCCCTGCGGCCTTGATATTCAGCTCGGCTATCCGGCGGTGTTCCGAGGTGGCGAGGCAGACGGGAAGCCTTCCAAAATAGTCGGTAAGAAGCGTGACAACAGGCTCTATCGGCCGCGCAAAAACGAGGTCGGAGGCGTAATGAGCCTCCTGTCGCTCCACATGCAATCGAAAATCAAGGGGCCTTGCAAGAAGCAAAGAAAGCCGTTCGACCATGTCGTTCTTTCCATACCCGATAATCGCCTTAAACTGCTGGGGCGAAAGGCTATAGTTGTCAAGCTCCAGAAGCGTCGCTTTCCATGCCCGATAGTGAATAGCGAGGGTGTCCACCAGGGTCCCATCGATATCGAAGATGAGAGCCCTGGCGGCAGGGTCGATAGAAAGGGTCAACATGGGAACCAGGATCAGGCGGGAACCCAGTCCACATCAACCTTATCTTTCGGGTCATAGGGAGCCTTCACAAACATCGCTTTCCAGGGCTTATCCCCGACATTTTTCAGATAGTGGTTGCTTTTCGGGGGCACATGAATGAGGTCTCCCTCGTTCAGCACGATCTTCTGTTCATCCACATAGATCTCAACACTTCCTTCGAGGGTGAAAAAATCCTCCTCGATCCGTTCATGATAATGACAGGTAAAGTCCTCACCGGGCATGATAACAACCATGCCGATATCGACATGTGGTCCCCGTAAAAGGTATTTCGGACCGGATATGCCGTCGAATCGGTAGGCTACTTCCTTTTCGTTGATCATCTTGTACGTCAAAATTCTTCCTCCATGCTATAATTGCGGGCTCATTCGCCCGGCGCTTTCCACATTGATGTCGTGACACCGGCATCCACCAGGCTAAGCTGCTGCGTATATGCCTTTAGCCAACGGTCATAGGTTTCCTGGTACACCGAGGCGTTGCCCCGATCAGGTTCGAAGAGTCGTTCCTTTCGAACGACCGCCGCCACCCCGTCGGAAAAACTTCCGTAAAGGCCGGTGCCCTTTCCTGCGCAGATTGCGGCTCCCAGGGCCGTGGCCTCCTTTACCTTACGGGTCTCCACCGGGACCTGAAGCACATCGGCAAGGATCTGGCACCAGAAGGGATCGACAGATCCTCCGCCGGCAAAAATAACCTTTTCGGGAAAGGTACCGGTAAAGTCCCTGATGCGCAGAAGATTTGCCTTTGTCACGATCGCGGCGTTTTCGAGGATGGATCGCCCCATGGCCGCCCGGGTGGAAATATTTCC
Coding sequences:
- a CDS encoding histone deacetylase family protein, producing MLIYYQDIAPLSDFGIGIPVSDIRAPKCIEYLSGLPEIRPHLEALICKEHEESISRTDVARVHTPNYVKRIFEEERESTLIEAFELLDEKGNYNRYDPSKAKRPLKELFDTLLVKTAGTYQCAKSALESGFCFYFGGGFHHAHPDFGHGFCLINDIMIAARRLMAERRVESVWVIDVDAHKGDGSAAIAHSDPSIRTLSIHMGAGWPLDGLEFGPDGTQHPSFIPSDIDIPVFEGEEHLYNQALAEGLEKLDAFMKPDLAIVVSGSDPYEKDTLPSSAKLQLTLEQMAERDRLVYDFLKERRIPAAYLMAGSYSPESWRVYAALLELALKDRLKS
- a CDS encoding RNHCP domain-containing protein codes for the protein MAADTASGFRCIHCGAPVPAYSWGTRHRNHCPFCLWSRHVDIRPGDRASLCGGAMEPIAIWSKNDGEIMVLHRCSVCGTIKANRCAGDDDETILCALASRVADAIGLRK
- the rsgA gene encoding ribosome small subunit-dependent GTPase A — encoded protein: MHYSDNIHLLEQYGWNSRFAENFEPYRCQGLIPARVVRDGRERYRGIHPGGEAALTLSGSFRYLLDLGVQPMPVIGDWCALSSTDDPAHFRIEGILPRATVLHRRSCGDEDLSAANVDVIGIVSSIAKGLNLRRIERFLANVQSGGAQGALILTKIDLVDEPEAYKRRAAARFGELPIYLVDSISGTGAGELSDLFLPGRTIALTGISGAGKSTLINLLLGSSMARTSAVRDSDGRGRHTTTERVLFRIPSGALVIDTPGVRSVGITGSEASTEASFDDIARLAEACRFSDCTHRNEPGCAVRKALLAGEIEQDRYLNYLQLLHEASAGEVDERERRREKDRRFGRLRYTMRKEGRRGGFDGR
- the lnt gene encoding apolipoprotein N-acyltransferase — translated: MRRRSAFGWSFEQWFPAFAIVGLAVPLTHLIKGPVGMASGGGLGEDIALALLLSLHFLWLLSTKMGKTRGRLGTGIRLRRLSVGSELLLVPSLLFLLFSLIFAANANMSYAQWFAETKGNLRLAPDSSLQRLNSLIRYLPLVVLDGVGYVAARIGRRGRLSAEGSSGLDLFLRRWSTLLALASAVLVSLSFSTPLAVKGIGWIGYIAPIPLLLVLSYTSPVRALFAGVSYGTLQALLGNYWLGTYDLLSLHFVTDFHIVIYCLYIPLLLLLSRAVPGPLGRRLRLPLMALIWVAFDFIRSGGFLGYPWGILGTSQYRYPVVIQIASLFGVWGVNLFLWLFAAFVASLIEGIAQGGGAGGWNSVRRCEALLLVAMTLSVMVYGLVALKAWEAREAKSEITVALIQQNTDPRKNDYASTLDVLESLTRAALSSPTSSLSDTLPDDVVALKRSGKPVDLVAWSETAFVPNLRKWGAMDPSSHPNAALANRLLHFQRQLGTWLLTGNDDYDEVTGDDGGNIRNHYNASVFFSDTGERIATYRKMHMVPFSEYFPYEKQFPLFYKILTDFDATLWEAGSNSVIFSHPRADFITPICFEDSFPGEVAAHVLPGVDMILNISNDFWSRTETEGQQHAANALFRAVENRRPLLRSTASGLTCIISPVGKISVELPHYHPGYIVADVPLYGRPETFYQRHIDLLPRLILLFLPLFLVSGLIVRLYRLIRYRCR
- a CDS encoding HAD family hydrolase, whose translation is MLTLSIDPAARALIFDIDGTLVDTLAIHYRAWKATLLELDNYSLSPQQFKAIIGYGKNDMVERLSLLLARPLDFRLHVERQEAHYASDLVFARPIEPVVTLLTDYFGRLPVCLATSEHRRIAELNIKAAGLVGRFDFLLAAEDVDRPKPDPEIYLEASRLMGRAPEFCQVFEDSPVGIRAARSAGMMVTDVSACTSDVLF
- a CDS encoding cupin domain-containing protein, yielding MTYKMINEKEVAYRFDGISGPKYLLRGPHVDIGMVVIMPGEDFTCHYHERIEEDFFTLEGSVEIYVDEQKIVLNEGDLIHVPPKSNHYLKNVGDKPWKAMFVKAPYDPKDKVDVDWVPA